The genomic window gcctcccgtcctCGGGAGCGACGGTGAAGCATGAATCTAGCGGCCTCCGTCCTCGGGAGCGGCCTGGTGTGAGCGGGAGCACCGGCAGCACGCGGATccgcccgcctccgccctccagAGCAGCAGCGGAGGGCTTAGGAAGGCGGGAGCGAGCGgctacggtggcggcggctgcggcaacgacggcgatggtggctacaacgacgacgacgacggcgacagctgCGACGGTAGctacgatgacgacgatgatgatgaccagcggtggccggcgacttGCAATCGCGAGGCGGGCAGGTGGCGTGGGGCCGCGGGGGCGCGCCGGCGCAGGGTAGCGGTGCATGGCAACGGGCGAGCGACGCGTCGGCGCCTCGGCACAAGAGCTAtacgccgtcgcggcggccagCGAGTCGGCAACCAGGAGCACTGGACCAGTAATGGTTGCACCGGAATGCCAACCAAAGGTCTAGCTCCAAGCGTCGTTCACTCATCTGTCCATGTGCACGGCTAACGGCTGGTATATTCAGTGAGTATTTCTAGGATCTCTCTCTGGTTTGGTTTTTCTCTTAGCAGAGTGAGATTAATTGAAAAGTTGAAACCTAGAATGAGTAAACTCAGTTCAGTTCAAggcatgtttttgtgatttgtaTGCAGAGAATTGAGATCCTGTGTCTTTACTTCCTGGTTCAATTAGCAATGAGTAAAAATGAAGCGCTGCAATTAGGAatgattaattatattattgtgAACAAGTTTTTTATTTGACTCAACTATACTATGACATGTGGGCACACCCATGACAAAAATCTGACCCTTGTTTTCTGCTAAATTCGAATGCGCTGTTAAGTTTAAGTACACTGGGTTTGTTTGCTTAGCTTGTTCTTCTGATCGTATAGTCACTAGAACAGGTGCTTTACTGGTACAGGTGGACCTAATTACTTTTATCATAATTCATGAGTGAATTGGAGGCATCGCACAACTCAAATTGACTTGAGGATCATAACTCAAATTGACTTGAGGTTCATAGCTTGGACAAGTGAGCAATCCATCCAAGGAAATTAACTAACTGAACCAAAGGGTGGAATTTGATGGCACCACTTCTTTTGGGCTTTCTGTTTTGCAATGGGCTTCCTGATAAGTTCTTTCAAGAAAAATGCATGGTTAACTAATTATAGTTATGAAGATGTTTATGCCTGCCCAACCGATCAGAGCTGTTGTTTACTGCTTTGATCTCTACTATGTACCAAACTTACCACATGCATTCTTCTTGAAAACAAAcaccttttttttgttaatgttaGGTGTGGTAGCATTAATCTGAACTCAGTTTAATCCAAGTATATAGATCATGATATCTCCAAGGAAGAAATTTttttctagcttttttttgttaatattAGGTGCGGTAGCATTAATCTGAACTCAGTTTAATTAATCCAAGTATATAGATCATGATATCTCCAAGGAAGAAATTTTTTCTAGCTTGGATCCTTTAGTGTAGTCAGTAGAAGAAGTAGGAAGGGAAGCTACTGCTGCATCTCCACCTCAGTCTGTAGTTCATAAAGCTGAAAATGTCACTGGTAAAAGGGAAGCATCACCTCCTGAGAAGAAAGGTCATGGCTAGCATCTCTCTGACTCCTTCTGTAATCCAATATAATGTCTATCACAGAAATATCCCTTTAAGAATGTAAATAAGATGTGAGATTTTTACTAAATTGGCTATAAACTTGCTCAAAGAGTACATGTTCCTTAAAATCATGTTCCTTAAAACCCTACTCAACTAACAGATTTGCCTAGCAAAACCGGTTACTAGTCAGAAGCTTCTGCAACTCTAATGCAATGTTGTGATCCTTTCTTCTGATCCTTTCTTCATCTGTGTTGCAGAATGTAACTACAGGAATGAGGGCCTCGGGACTGCAAGATCAGGTGGCGCTGGTGAGCATCGGCGGATGGAGCCCTAACCAGGGCGTGCCGCAGCCGGCCATCATCCTCAACCCTTCCTTCTCGCGCCACAGACGGGGCCTTTGCCCTGGGCGGCCATATTGGGCGGCGGCAATGGGATTGAGCAACCGCACTTTAAGTATAGAACTGGAGCCAATGGAATTGAGCACTACTGAACAAGGCAAGTAACTTGGATTCTTGTTCTTTTGTCCTTATATGTGCTATGCTTCATTCATATCAAGTGCAGGATCTTTTTATTGACACCTATAAATGTTTTATGTTAGGCACCCTCACTGGCAGTAGACAAGTGGAGCCAAGGGGGAAGACCATGGGCACTGCAATTGACAGTGAGCCCACTGCAATTTATCTCTCTAAGGAGTTGCATTGCAGCAAAACTAAATGTTTTAGTGAACCTGTGAAGAAAGCTATAGTAAGTACTAAACTATTActtcttctttccttcttttattAAGTACCTTATGCAATGAACctttatttatataataatgCAAAACTGAAACCTTGCTTTGATTGCTAGGAGGATATGCATGCCCGGGAAGTCCTCACTTCACCATCAGTAGAAGATGGGCAGCCAGCTAAGACTTCTATTGAAGCTGTTTCCAAAGTGCTGCGGAAGTCGAACACATTTTTGCGCAACGTCGGAATTTAGCAGCTCGCTGCCAAGACAACCAATGTGAGAAAGAGATACAAGTTGAACTAGATGTAAAGAAGCTAGAGTCTGCAGTACTTCAGGAGGAGCTTGAAAGATTGAAGGCACAGGTACTTGTGTAGTTGGATGGTGGATGGATCATTTTGTATTCATGTTTTGTGCTTTTGTATGGAACATGATGGAAACTGTATTCTGGAACTTGCTTTTGTATTGGCTGGAAAATTAATTATGGCTGGAATgtgattataatataattatgcaACTGGCTGTGATTTATATTCTATGATTGCTTTTTAATTGGGCTGGCCCATAATATGGGCTAGAATTGTACTGTTGGgctataatgaaaaaaaaaacgtaaaagCAAATTTGTAGCtgggtcaaaaaaaaatatttgggccAATtgtaattgaaaataaaaaagccCATGCTATATGGGCCGAATGTGAATTGCCACGTCATTTGCTACATCACCCGCCTTGTCATCTGCAACATCACATGTCATCGTACACGTGGCGTTATTCAGTTCAATTTGTTATGAAGAATTTGTCTTGTCATTCATCAATGACAGGAGAACTATCGTCACTGTATCAATGACGATGTCCTCTGGTGGTCACAGAAGCTGGTTAGTGACCCACCTTCTGTGATGACAACCATTTCGTCACTGTGAACTATCATCACTGTATCAATGACGATGTCCTCTGGTGGTCATAGAAGTTGGTTAGTGACCCACCTTCTGTGATGACAACCATTTCATCACTGCGGGCAGTCAGTGACAGGAAACAAGCTGTTATCCTCATAATGTAATCGTCACAGAAGCCCAAAATTCCTGTAGTGGGACCTAGAGCTACTGGAGGCTTGTCACCTTCAACCAGTGGCCAGCGAGATTGCTCGTCCATTTGCTTGGTTTTCAACTCATCCGACCTTTTCCACAACTCGTTGAATTTCTACTATTGATTTTGTGCACAAAGCCTCTTAAAATGATTCATCAGgtgcttgttcttgaattgcCTGTAGAAATTAGCACACATGTGACGCATGCACCATCTACTCTGAACATTAGGCCACCTAGCCAGAAGTCCCTTCTTATCCCAATCTTTTTGCAAGTAGTCAATTGCCCGTAGTATGCTTGCATGACGATCATGTATAATGCAAACATCTGGCCTCTTATGCATGACTTTGGTGCACACTTTCTTGATAAACCAGTACTAGCTTTCAATGCTCTCACTCTCAACAAATGCAAAAGTCATAAGTAAAACTTGATTGTTCCCAAAAGCTCCAATTGCTGTCAATACCTGACCCCTATATATACCGGTCAAAAATGTACCATCGATGCACAATATAGGACATCAATCCACAAAATACGTTCATGCAAGCACTCAATGCGAAAAAAGCTCTGTGCAGCATTCTCTTGTTAGGCTCATCAGATGATGGGAATGTATGAATGTCGAAGTAAGTATTACTATCTTCTTAGAATTGCTGGCTAACAGGCGAAGCAAATTATCATAAGATGCTTCAAAGGTGCCATACATCATCTCGATAATCTTCCGTTTCTCCATCCATGCTTTGGCATAGCTTATGGTGCATATGAATTTGTCTTCATTGTGGCTAATAATTAATCTTGGTTCAAACCCAATGTTGCGGACAATGCTGCTATACATCTTAGTTGCAATAAAAGCTGAAGTGATGTTGCGGTGGTACTTCTCCACCCCTTGTAAGTGGCATTTATGCTCGGTCACAATGCTTACTTTTCAATAGTCATTCCATTTACCCTTATATGCATGAACATGCCACTGACACTCTTCATTCACACACCTTGCTTTGTACACAGATTTGGTTGACTTGGCCACCCTAAACTCTCTCTACAATGAGACTGCACAATGCTTCACCGCCTCCTTCAGATCCTCCGAATGAGCATACCTAGCACCCTAAATTACCTTGTTCTCCTTGTATTCTCAAGTTACATGATGCCCCTCAGAGATAACAAGGCCTAAAAGTCCTCATTTGTCCAATCAGCAGGCATTACATCATCTTGCTCGTCAAACGATGCATCACCCTTCACTTGCTCGAGTTCATTTGCTTGATCAAGTTATCTCGTTTTATGTTTTCTTTGTTTTAccatcggcatattttaatgcCCATGTTACTACCATACATATCTCATGCTATCAGCACAGATTCTACCTTCTTGATGAGAGAACAGATGTGAAGGGAACATGACACGTGAGACTTAGCTTCATCAACAACAATAGCTACTACAGTTGCCCTTTGTCCCTATTGATGGCGATCCAGACTCAGTTCGATCGTGTTGTTTTTCTCTTCATCCCGTCACTCCAGTCACCCTTTATCCCGAGGTCGATTGATTGGGAGCCATTGGATCGATCAACTTTCCATCGACATGCCATAATCTTGACTGCAATTCATAGGCACAACTGGGGGCGACGTGCAACCAAACCATACGAAGGTGTTGAGCACCACCCAAATATAAATTCCTTGTATGGCTAGTGATCCAAGATTGGGTTTGGATGACTTGCAGACTGTATTGAATTGAAGAGGATGACCAAACCAACAAGTATGCCCTTGTGATTCACCTATCTGCAAAATGCAAGCTCAACGCCAAACAGTTTGGGCAGCAATGTAACCATGGACCAACCTTGACTTTCATATGCATGACTCATGTAATGTATGGGAACACTGGGAAAACATATGGGAAAACAAAGAAACCCCTGAAGATGTTGATCATCATAGTCAATTGGGAGACGTGGTGCTAGCGCAATGCAAGAATCTTCTGACAAACCACAATAACCCCAACCACCATAGTAGAAACACTAGCTTAGGTGAAAGTAGGAGCAGCCGACACAAAGAGGGATGCCATATGTTCTTTCTCTTTCGGGCGTGCTATTCCTTTCCCATATATTAATAGAGAAGCAGCAATACAAAGGCCTAAAGAAATCTTTAGGCCTTTCTATTGCTCCTTCTCTATTAATATACAAGTGCAAAGCTTTAAAACAGGATGGATATGGGCCAAGTTCTTATAGGGATGAGATTGCCCTTCCTAAAAGATGTTTAGGATGTTAAGTAACTTTTAATCATGACATTTCATACTCTTTAAaatgtgtgtattttttaaCTTGGGGATGATACAGGCAcatcccttaaaaaaaagaataacaacATGACAACAAGTGCAGGACAGGAAGAACTGCCCTTTTCTGGAATGATGATTTTAAGTGCACCAGCTACCCTAATCTCTTTGCTGTGACTATGTATAAGTCTGATTCAGTCAAGGCCATGTGTTCAAGACCCCTAGAAGATTCTTTTGCTCTACCCCTCTCGGATGAGGCTTATTCGGAATTCTTGCAACTTCAAGGGGTTTTGGACAGTTTGAATTTACAATCAGGGATGGGGGATGCTTGGAATTTTATCTGGGGCTCAGATAAGTACACAGCTAAGAAATTCTATAAGCTAAATTATTCTGCATTGCAACCCCCCAGACCCATGATTTGGATATGGAAAACAAAATGTGTCATGAAGATCAAAGTCTTTGCCTGGATAATGTTCTGTGATAGACTTAATACAAGAGATATGCTGGATAGAAGACATTGTGCCAAAGAAGATGATGATCTCACGTGTGTTTTGTGCAATGCGAACTGCAGAGAGACAAGGCTACACCTCTTCTTTTTATGTCCTTTCAGCATCAGGTGTTGGCAATACCTGGGAATTGAGTGGAATAATAATTTGGAGTTTTTCCAAATGATCTCCCTAGCAAGAATCAAATTTGCTCAGAAGGGTTTCCtggaaattttctttttggcagCTTGGCACATCTGGAAACAAAGAAATGGCTTCATATTTCAGAACATTCAACCCTCTTTCCAGGCATGGAGATCTCTTTTCGTCAAAgaagttcttctgcatatgtgcaGAATGAATGATCCTTTAAAGCAAACTGTTTTTAATTGGGTACAAACCTTATAGAATCTCTGTGTGACCCGCATGTAATCTATGTAACcttgtaaatattttctttatttataaaattacactGCTGGGCAAAACCCTAGCAGTTTtcctggtcaaaaaaaaaaacatgacaaCAAGTATCATGCCAAGAGAGCTATACTATAGACACAACCTTCATCCTCATTCACCAAGTTTTCATGTTTTTATAGTAAAACTAATTCAAATTGGTCTAGCTCATCACTAGACTGCAGGCATGACTATATTTGAACTATTTTCCTTAAGTATAGGTTGCACACTTATCCATAGACTGCTCAACAATATCAGCAAGGGAATCGAACCCATATTTTCCATGAACCTCATGAATGGTTAGTCAAGGTAATCAGCATGGGTACAATGACAAAGGCTTTTACATTACATGCCATTCCCAGCTAGCTCACTGGAGGATATTGGTTGGTTCCACCGTGATCGTAAGCACTCCAAGCATATAAAATATTAGTGATACATCATTGGTGTCGTACTGTAGTCGGCTTAACTATATGCCTGCAACTAAAAATTATGATGTGATTCCCTAGTTGATACAAAGGCATACTATAGAATATATCGATGCAAATGTGTTATGATAAACTCAATACAAATGCAAGGATGGCCATCAACGTGCTCTAGTGAGCGACAAACACAAGCAGACTAATGGGAATTCAGCTTCCAAAAAACTAGAACTCGAGAGACGCTCCACTGCACTAGAGAAATCAGCCATAGTTTCAcctgaaaatccaaaatgctgCACTATTACAGGCTCGAACACTGCTCTTGTCATTGAAGCCATTATGTTTGGACTAGGCAACATTCCATCTGTGGCATGGAAAGCATCATAGACCATCGTCTTGTTGATTCGAAATGAACCCTCATCTTCAATGATCGAATCTAATTCCTTGTCCAAAGGTGCATAGATAGGTATGTGGAATGTGTCAAACTTCTCTTTGCTTATCATACCCTACAAATAAGTTAAAGTATTCTCAGCAAACCTGGAAAGAAACCTTGATTCCAATAATTAATTCATGAAGTTCCTTGTTACAATAAAATGCCATGAGCTAAACTTAAAGATAGAAATTGTGATATTGCACGAATATTAACCATTTTTTTCGTGTATAGAACTTGGATAGGAGCCATGGCAAAAAATATTTGCCAGTTTAATTTTCTGTCCCAAAACATTCAAACTTTTAACCGTCGGATCGCATCGAGATTCGTGTGGTGAAGGGGAAAGAATCTTGCAAGTTTGCAGGGGGGAGTCAAACTCCAGACCTCGTATGTAGATGCTTAATGTGGTAGCGAACCGGCCATGCACTTGTTTGCTCCAGTTACATACCGTATATACATaagttacattgtaattatagTGTAGTTACAATATAATATTAAACACCAATTACACTCTAGTGATATCAGAaagtttttcataaaaaaacattaactTACTCTCGATGCCATGTCGTTCAAGGCTACGGCTAGCAGCTTCCATACTTGAGTTGACTTGGACGCATGGTTGCTTGAGCATCTGCCAACCAATGAGAAAATCAGCTGACCTCCAAGAACTAGTTCTTGAGCCCTCAAGGACAAGAACAGCGTGAAATCCTTTCTGAACTGTCGAGCATAAGCATTGTCAACAATTTCACGGTTCAATAGCCTCAATTTATCGTCACTATCGTACATTGGGATTTTACTCTTCACAAGCTCTTCAGGTGCCTGCTTGTAAAAAGGCACAAGTGGTGAATATTGACCAATTATTCCATGGCAACATATATGGGGGATTCTTATGCTGTTCACATACATATAGTTAACTGAATCTAGTTGCATGCCTACCTCTGATAACCAATGCAGGCTGATGGAGGAGCAGAAGAAATGCACTGAGGTCGATGTGAAAAGCCTATCATAAAATGACCCAGGTACCATGCTGGTGACAATGATGTGATGGGAGGAACTGTCCTGGCCATGCTTGAATTCTCCCAAACTTTTTGCAACGGTGTTGAAGTCATTGCATGGAAGATCGTTCAAGAAAATGCACATTTCTGGTTGTGGCTGCTTGTGTTCCATGCAATAACGGTGGATGGCGTTGACCATAGCTGAAACGAGAGTGAGTGCGTTGGGGCCGGAGGAGCAACCCAAGTCTGCGATTACCATGCTCTTGGGGAGAGCTGCTCCGCAAAAGGCTTTGATGGCATCCTCTATGAGAGGTTTCATCCTATCTTGCGCTGTTTTCTGCAAGTGTAATTCTTTCTTAGATATTATGCTTGTTTTACTGAAGAGTGTgttctatagaaaaataataagctGGAAGCAGAACCAAATTATATAGTACAAAGTGGAGATGCTTTCCATTTCACAATGCTGCTAATTTACACATTATCACGTGCGAGGGGAACACCGTACCCCCGGGCATACTACAGAAAATTCTAGATAGTGGGCTTCTTCAATATTCCTCAGAAAAGCCAAAATTTGCAATTTTGGTTTTTAAGAATAATCTTAGGTATAGAATAATGAAATTAAAAATAGCTGACAAGTTTATAGCAACAGccttagaggaaaaaaaaagtgccatGAAGAGCCTAACTGATAGAATCCTACAATAATTTATACatacataaaaattatatatgcatatttacaaacagttttttttaaagaaaaagaaaagtaaatttGCTGCTTGACATTGGGTTCTTGATTGACATTATAGAATTTTAACCACCGTCATTATTTTCTTTGTACTGAAGTTCTTATGCTTAAGTACTCATAATGGAACATAGTCTACAATAAAAACATGAACATGAGCATGTAACAAATGATTTGTACTACACAATAAGAACTTATATGAGGTAACTCCAAAAGCCGCAATCTCATTCCCCGCTTGGCCAGAGACCGCAAGTGGCTATGGTGACGGCAGCAGCAACCACATCCCTAGCCACGGCCGCTGCTGCCCTCGCGGCGTGGCACAGGGCCCCCCGCAACCGACACAGTGTTGTCGCCAATGATCTGGCTAACCATCGGAAAGAAGGAACAAGTGGATCTAGCTGGTATTTTCTTGGGTGATTTTTTGATGTTTCAGTCTATGTATATGGATGTTTGATTAGTAAGATCAAAGTGTTTCAATGGGGTGTTTTTATGGTGTTTCTTTTTCGTCTTCGATTTCACTCGGATCTTGTTGATGTTGCCATGGATttaaataatttgttttatatgtTAAAGCAAATTGTTTCATCTGGTGATCCGATTGTGTTTCACTATTTTCAAGAACTGAAGCATTCTTTCACTAGTTGTCTCATGACTTTTCTTGGAAAAAATAGTGCGAGAAACCTATTTGGCACACATTTGTGCTTTGCTCCATTTTCTGTCGACTTCTATGGGTCTATAGGGCCAAACAaatatgcttttttttcttattctatTGAGTGAATTAAAATTGATTGAAATTTTTGATAGATATAACTCAATTTTAAAAATCTTCATATGTATTTTAGAatatttcaaattcaaactttcaactaaatatttaaaactttcaattcatattttcaaaattttcaactcaaaatttaaaactttcaactccaaTTTAAAATGTTCAACTCATATTTTAAAACTACTGACTCGATATATGAAACTTTGAACTCAAAACTTTTCAAACCTCAACccaaactttgaaaattttcaaattaaattcaaaactttcagttgaactttttaaaactttcaacttcaaatttgaaaattcatatccagatttaaaatattcaaatcaatttattttattattttattaagaaATTATTGTAGCGCTTAGCACTAATCACGATAATTAGACAGACGAAGGAGACGCATAGGCCACACTTTATTTTTGCTGAATGGGCCTAAGATCGATCTAAATTTAGTGGTTACGTGGCACATCCAAGCAGTGTTTTTGAATTTAAGATGGAAAAACTTTCAGGCCCATATTTAATCGCCATTTTGGGCCAAGAACAAGCCTTCCAAGTAAGCCTTTAGCATTAATTTTACTATAGTTGATACCCCGCACTTTGCTGTGGGATATGTGGATTAATGCATGTTATACATCATAGAAATGGTAGACATATAtctttaaataatgtgaaaataatgtggagataatgatttgacattgcttgcatattgagttctaaaaatacaataaaattgtaaatgatatgtcatgtttgcatgatatttaaaatactatagataataattgttagtgggtgatgatgtggcatacttgcatatgatttaaaatactctagataataattgctagctGATAATGATGTGGTACACTTGCATATTAAGCTTTAAGTACTTTGTGGCATATTTCTTTTGGATCATGGATTTGGATCTCTTTTCAACTACATATGTACCAATCAAACTCGATCATTTCATGAATATCAGGAATAACTAGTACAATTCAAGGAATATTTCCTCATCATAGACATCAGTAACTCAGAAATCAGCCAACAAATTTAAGCCTTGCAAATCAACTGAAGCCTATTGCGGAGTACATAAATATACCTGAATTGTGGAGTTGCGAGCAtagcttgtttcgccctgccCTGGATTCATATGGAGAATTTGTTTTGTGGCCATGGCACAGTTTCAATATCTGAATGTGCTTGCTATGATTTGAAGGCTGGGCAACTGGTTACCTATTTATAGGCTAGCTTGCAAATGCCCTTGATGGTCATCATCTGGACTGGAATTAATTGTTCAGATGCTGACCTGATGATGTTTGAactataaaataatttaattacTTTTACTGTCTTCAGATATATTCCttttaaatttgtaaaatgTGCAATCATTATCTATCTAACTACAACTAGTATTTTCATGCAATTATTATGagtaaattttgtaaaagtACCGGTACATCATTGAAACCATGAACAAACTATAAACTTATGCCACAATATGATTGAACCACAGAATTAGTGTtgaaattatcacaaaagtaCATATCAATTTGCAGTACTATCTGAAAACTTTGTTAAATTATTGGACAGCTCGCAttgttgtactccctccgtactcgtaaagaaagtcgtttagaacagcgacacggtctccaaaacacaacttttacttcttatttctataaaaaatatttattgaaaagcgCTATATgcatacttttatgaaagtatttttcaagacaaatctattcatatatttttaaatttttaaactcaacaacttgagagttattcataatttatattcccaaggtttgacttaaacattgtcctaaacgacttcctttacgagtacggagggagtatatcgtaTTGGAACTTTCAAGTCcataatttgataataaaattgattgtaaatctgtaattttaCAGTTGATGTAGAAAATATAGCTTTGGTTTTGTAAAATTCGCTCTTTTGTGAGAACCTATGATTAAACTGAGACTAAACAACTTGGATTCGCCATACATATGCTTCTATTTGTCCCATTAACTAGTCATTTTAATCTGGGTACAGTTTGACATAGTTTTCAACATAAAACTTTGACCATTTATTCTTTACAACACTATCAACTACTATGAAATTAACACCATATAAACAAGTATGAATCTAAAGATATCTCCATACAAAAAATACATAATTCATCAAAAAATGCAAAATGCATTTGTAAGCATAATTTTTTGTTACAAAAACGTTGTACCtaatgttagtttttttttaataaattcaaGTCTCATATTTTATGAAGACTGATGTTGGTCCACAGGTTTACCTCATTTAAATTATTAGCACTTGTTAATTAATGTTACGCCCTCCGTTCTTCAATAATAATCACTCTGCATCTTCTATCACTtatatcttgttgtaaatataattatttataatactaTTTATTTATTCGATCAATCACCACTAATTAAAATATGTTCCCATCTTACCCCACATACCCTCCCACACCCATCCATCCTTATTTATT from Oryza glaberrima chromosome 6, OglaRS2, whole genome shotgun sequence includes these protein-coding regions:
- the LOC127777710 gene encoding anthranilate O-methyltransferase 3-like, translated to MATKQILHMNPGQGETSYARNSTIQKTAQDRMKPLIEDAIKAFCGAALPKSMVIADLGCSSGPNALTLVSAMVNAIHRYCMEHKQPQPEMCIFLNDLPCNDFNTVAKSLGEFKHGQDSSSHHIIVTSMVPGSFYDRLFTSTSVHFFCSSISLHWLSEAPEELVKSKIPMYDSDDKLRLLNREIVDNAYARQFRKDFTLFLSLRAQELVLGGQLIFSLVGRCSSNHASKSTQVWKLLAVALNDMASRGMISKEKFDTFHIPIYAPLDKELDSIIEDEGSFRINKTMVYDAFHATDGMLPSPNIMASMTRAVFEPVIVQHFGFSGETMADFSSAVERLSSSSFLEAEFPLVCLCLSLTRAR